The nucleotide window CCCGTACTAACCAAAGACGCGGGTTTCAAGCCATTTCGGGAGTTTCGCGGCGGGGACGCGCTGAGATCTTCCGCGTGGTCTTACTATCGCTTCGATCAGGCTGACTACGCAGCTAAAACGGGGCCGAAGGGTATCTGCCAGGGATGGATTCGTCTTGCGTTGAGCAGGCTCGACGATTCCGAAACTGCGGACTTGACCGATGCGGTGCGGCACATACAAGGCGATGTGAACCATCGCGGCAGCTTTATTTCCGAAGACACGATTACGCGCGCCCGCAACCTGCAAAAATCTGCCGCACCGCTGCAACTGCGCAACTACCGTCCGGCGTCCTCGCTGCAGATGAGCGGAACGCGTGGGTCGCACGTTCGCCAGCTGTTCGAATCCGCACGCCAGAATCTGAGCGAAGGAGGCGTCGCGCATATCGGATTGGGTTTGAATCCGCGGGGCACGGATACGGGTACGACGGGACACGTATTGATGTTGCAGCGGCTGCCCCGCGGGCAGTTTGCCCTGTTTGATCCGAATAACGGTGTGATCACCTATTCGAGCCGACGCAATATGGAAGCGGGGCTGCGCCGATATCTCGACGAAGCCTTCCAGGACACGGGCATGCAGCTTACGCCGGATTTCGTGCAGTACTACGCACGTTCGCTGCCGGCACCCGGCACAACGGTTTCGCAGACGCCGGTAGAGGCGCCCGATCGGCCTCAGGCTCGGCCTGAACCCCCGCTCACCGCGTCCGCACAACCCGAATCTCGGGCCCGCGATGCACTCGAAATGCATGCGGACCAGTCGAACAGCCTGTCGAGCGGCATGTTGGCGGGAGCGGCCGGTCAACCGGACGCAATGTCGGGAATGGACCGCGGCCTTGCGACCGTTGCGTTGCGCGATATGTCGCAGGGGCATTCGTCGAATCTGACCGATGCAACGGAAAACATCAGACGCAGGCTGACGGACCCGGCGCGAAGAGCGGTAACGCTCGATGAAGTTTCCGATATGCAGCACAGCAATGGCAACGGCATTGTCGAGCCCTTGCCCGGTTATACGAGGCGCCGGGGCTCGGTCGGTATATTGGCCGCTGCAAATGTGGTCGCCGACCTGCGACAGCATTTCGGCAGCCTGCACGCGACCGACAATACGGGCACCGGATATCCGACGGAACTGGCCGTGATCAATCTCGCAATGCGCCCAGGCGTTGGCGGCGGTGCGACCGGCACGCGGGCCGATGGCGTACCGGTCGTCGTGCAGCGGATGCGCCAGATGGACGATTTCGAGGGCGATAGCTACGAGCTCTACGAACCGGGCTCGGGCGTCTACCGCTATCGCAGCTTCGGCGAAATGGCGGACGCGCTGCGTGGCGTCTTCGATGTCGGCTTCTCCGAGCTGGGCGGCGTCGATCATGCGGACACGACTTACTACGCGAATCTGGCGACGCCGATGGCCGCGGCCGGCGGTTCGCCACCGGAGAGCGCGTCCTCCGCGTTTGCGAATTTCGATCTTGGTGAACTCGAGCGGAGGCTCGGCATCATCGACGCGCGTCCAGGCGTGACGCCAAGGCCGGATCTGCCGCCGCCACCGGTCGTGATCGAGCCGAGAGCGGACCTGAAACGTTGGGCTTCGACGCCGATGGTGCTAAAGCCGGACGGATTGTTCCGGCCGTCGACGATGTCGCCTGCGCAGCTCAAGGCGCATGGCGGCTTCGATAGCGAGAAGACACGCGTCAACGACATCGATCTTGGCGTACACAATCTCGATATCGCGTCGAATCCGCATCTTGTCGACAGCGCCGGATATCTCGGCACGTTCCGCAAGGAGAAGACCGCGCTCGAACGGATGCCGGGCACCGCTGCAAACGGCTATATCTATTTCGTGGCGCCGACGCCGAACATGGTGGACGTTGCGGGGAGTCTCGGCCATCAGATGCACGCGCCGTGGGATGGCGAAGTCGCGGCGATGGGATGGATCGACTATCCGCAAATCCGCGGATGGCGCGAGGTCAAGGATGGCGTGCCGGGCAAATACGTCGCTAACCCCGACTACCGATGGGACGTCTATGACCAGACCAGCATGGCCGGCGCACAGCCGCAATTGTCGCGTTTGCCGATCGATAACAACATCTGGAATCAAACGGGCTTCAACGCGTTCGTATCGGGTGGCGGCGCGGGCGGCGAGCCAAGGAAATTCAACGAGAATCCGAATGTCGCCCACGTGCTCTTCTACGATGCCGCGTGGGAAAAGGTCCGCGAACTGAACCGCCGCCAGGCGGCGGGTCTCGATTACCGCGGGCCGTTGCGTCTGCATGCATACGGTAGCGCCGACGCATCGAAAACCGGTATCTACATCGATCCGGATAACAAGGTGCAAGTCAACACGATGTACTCGCCGTCGTCGACGGCCGAAGGTACCCGCCACGATTTCAGCTTTGCCGACGACGGCCGCTTTCATTTGCGCGACGACTACAACAAGGTTCTGCGCGTCGGCTCCGACGGCTATCTCGAGCTGGGTGATGCACCGTCCGACCCGGCCTCGCTGAACGGCGTATTCGAATACGACGGAAAACACCTGATTCACCAGGAAGATATGAAATTGCTGACGACCGGTTTGTCGGCGTTCACGCCGTTCGTCGATAGCGAAAACCATGGCGCGCGCAGCGAATGGCATTTGCGCGCGCCGGACGGAAAAGACGTCAATCCGCCTCGCGTCAACGTCCATACGTTTCGCAATCATGCAAGCGGTAGCCCGCAACAGCTTCACGCGTTTTACATGGACCCGGACACTGCCTTGCCGACAGGCGCGACGCGCTTCATTACCCGGATACCCGATAACCCGTTCACCGGCAGGTTCCTCGATAACGTCGACCGGATCACGCCCGAGATAGCACGCGACACGGCGTCATGGTTGCGCAAGAGAAACGCGGCATTGCTGTTCGACGATGGCTTTTACGCGACATCGAACCGCCCCGATGTCATGGAAGTGCGCAGGCTCGACGGAATACCGGTATGGCAAGCCGAAGGCGTCGACGTCGATCCGGATCACATCAGCCCGGTGCAATACAAGACACTGCTGCCGCTATCGTCGAGTTACCGGATGCCGGATGAAACCAGGCGTCTCGTCGAGGCGCGGGAGCAGCGGCGCGATCGTGTGGCTTCCATGCTGACGCCGGCGCCAACGGTCGCTGCGCAACGCTCGATTTGAACCGGTCGTTCAAATGAGTTTTTACTTGCGGCATGGTTGACCCTTTAGCGCCGGAAAGAGATCATTGCGCATAGACTGCTTCGTTAAAGGAATGACATGAAAACGCGCTCCGGGAATCAATCTCTTTTAAAGATGCTAAGCATCTCGAAACCGATTATTCAGGCGCCCATGGCCGGTGTCAGTACGCCGGCATTGGCGGCGGCCGTATCGAATGCAGGCGGTTTGGGGTCGCTCGGCGTGGGCGCGATGAAAGCCGATGCAGCGCGCGAGGCGATCAGGCAAACACGAGCGCGTACGCAAGCGCCGTTCAACGTCAACGTCTTTACGCATGAACCGGCGGTGGGCAATGCGACGGTCGAGAAAGCCTGGCTAGACTGGCTCGCACCGTACTTCAGCAACTACGGAGCGAACGCGCCCGAGCAGCTCGGCGAGATCTACACGAGCTTCGTGGAAGATCAGGCGATGCTCGAGGTCTTTCTCGAAGAGAAGCCCGCTGTCGTGAGTTTTCACTTCGGGTTGCCGTCGGGCAGGATTATCAGCGCGCTAAAAGACGCCGGCATAGTTCTGTTTGCATCGGCGACCAATCTGAGCGAGGCGTGCGCGGCCGTCAATGCAGGCGTCGATGCACTGGTCGCGCAAGGTGTCGAAGCGGGCGGCCATCGCGGCATGTTCAACCCCGGCGAGTTCGACGAAGCGCTCGGCACATTCGCGCTCACGCGTCTGCTGGTGGAGAAATTCGATCTGCCCATCATCGCCGCAGGCGGCATCATGGATGGCGCGGGCATTGCGGCTGCGCTGGCGCTCGGCGCGCAGGCGGCGCAACTCGGCACCGCTTTCGTGGCGAGCCCCGAAACCTCGATCGATAGCGGCTATCGCGCCGCGCTTCTCAGCGAGCAGGCGCAACACACCGTGCTGACGTCGGCAATTTCCGGCCGGCCGGCACGCAGCATGATGAACCGCTTCACCGAGCTGGGTCTCGACGCGAACGCGCCGGCGACGCCTCGGTATCCGATCGCCTACGATGCCGGCAAGGCGCTGCACGCCGCGGCGAAGGCGAAAGGCGACTTCGGTTACGGCGCACATTGGGCCGGCCAGGCCGCGGCGCTTGCACGCTCGCTGCCGGCCGCGGAACTGATGGCCGTGCTCGACGCGGAGCTCAAGGACGCGATTCGCGGGTTGCAGCAGTACGGCGGTTGAGGCCTGGCGCTTTTGCAGTCGCAACGAGGAAAGTAAACGAAAGGCTCGATCGAAGGCAGCGCGTCAAGGCGCTCGAGGCGCCTTGACGGTGCCCTTCATAGGGGCTTGACGCCTTGAGCGCTGCTCACGCAGATTTCGCTTTCTTGAGCGCGCGGAATTCGTCTACAGGCAAACCGCCCCAGCCCCAGTTTTCTTTTTCGACTTCCTGAATCACGACAAACGTGGCTTCCATCGGTTTGTTCAGCACGTTCAGCAGCACTTCGCTGACGCCCTTGATCAGCCTCGCTTTTTCTTCGGCCGTGACGGCGTCTTTGCCGGGCGCCGATCCTTCGCGGGTTACCTGAATGGTCACGATAGGCATGGATATCTCCGTGATATGACGCATGACATGCATAGATGCGCACAAACAGGCGCCGTTGCCGGCGCCCTGCTTGCGACGTGTCCAAGCCGTCGCCTGACTGACTGTTCAATGGCCCGCGCTCTGGCCGCCATCGACGTGCAGGATCTCGCCGGTGACGAACGGCGCGTTGTCGAGGTACAGCACCGCGTTGACGATATCACTCATTTCGCCCATATGGCCAAGCGGATGCAGCGCACCGAGCGCGTCGTGCGTTTCCACTGCGTGCATCGGCGACTTGATGATGCCGGGCGACACTGCGTTGACGCGAATGCCGGTCTTCGCATATTCGATGGCGAGCGACTTCGTGGCGGCGTTCAGGCCGCCCTTGGTCAGCGAGGCGAGCACGGACGGCACGCCCGACACCGCATGGTCGGCAAGCGACGTCGTGATCTGAACGACGTGGCCGCTTTTGTTCTTTTCCATCTGCTCGATCGCGAATTGCGTGACATGGAAGAAGCCGCTCACGTTGACGTTCAGGACCGCCGCGTAATCTTCAGTCGTATATTGGGTGAACGGTTTCGCGATGAAGATGCCCGCGTTATTGACGAGCGTGTCGATGCGCCCGAAGTTGGAGATCGCCGCATCGATCACGCGCTTTGCGACCTCGCGATCGCCGATGTCGCCGGCAATCGTCACGATGCCGGGATCGTCGGAGGGCCTGATCGATCGTGCCGTTGCGACAACGGCGTAGCCTTGCTCGCGGAAACCCTTGACGATTTCAGCACCGATGCCTTGCGATGCACCTGTGACGACTGCGACTTTCTTCGGGTTGCTCATGATGTACCTCGTGAAGTTGATTGATCTGCATCGAGCCAGCGGCATCGATTGATTGACAGAGTAGGTAATGTCGTGAGGTTTGCGCATACCCGCGATGAACAAAGAGACTTAACTTCACGGAACAAATGGATGTCGAATGGTGCTCGGAAATCGCATCAAATGCCGGGAGGCCTGCAAACAGGCGTTCAGAAGGGGTGCCGCGACGGATCGAGCCAACGCGGCGCATTATTGATTCCGTGTAACAACGCTTATTACATGCGGACACGCATGCGAGGGCTATGGGCTTACACTGCAGGCGGGGCGAAACTGAGGCAGCATTTCGCGGCGACATCAAGCCGTGAATTTCTCGAACAAGTGCACTAAGAACCGAAGGCGTCTGTATGGACACGCTCCGCAATATGAAGATCTTCGTCGAGGTTGCAGAAGCGGGTAGCTTCACGGCAGCGGCCCAGCAACTCGACACGACAACGGGCTATGTGTCGAGATCGGTCTCCGAACTGGAGGCGCATCTGCGCACGCGCTTGCTGAATCGCACGACGCGACGAATCGCGCTGACCGAGGCCGGCGAGCGCTATCTAAGCAGGTGCCTCGCGATTCTGGAGTCCGTGACGCAGGCGGAACTCGAAGCGTCGGAAGCGCATGCGAGGCCCGCCGGCACGTTAAAGGTGCATGCGATGTCGAGCATCGGGCAAAACTATGTCGTGCCCGCGGTTGCTGCGTTTCAGGAGCGCTTTCCCGCGGTAACCGTGGATCTCGTGCTGTCGCAGAATGTGCCCGATCTGCTCGAAGACGGGTTCGACGTCGCGCTGCGCGTCTCGCCCGGTGCGCTGCCCGATTCGAACTACATCTCGCATCAGTTGGGAACGGTGCGCAGCGTGCTGTGCGCGTCGCCGTCGTACCTCGACGTGCATGGCGTGCCGGAATCGGTCGAAGACCTGTCGCATCACATGTGTTTGCAGGTCGCGATACCGATCTTTCCGGCGGACCGCTGGACCCTGATCGGCCCCGACGGGGCGCGCGAATTTCCTCTGCCGAATACGCGTTTCAGGGTGAATTTGCCGGATGCGATGGCCGCAGCGCTTCATGAGGGGATGGGCATCGGCGCACTGCCGGCGCTGACGGTGCGCTCGGCGTTTCGTCATCGAACGCTGGTGCGTGTGCTGCCGGAATACTATCTGCAGGAACTCAATATCTATGTCGTCTATGCGTCGCGTCAGTATCTCGACGCGAAGATCAAGGCATGGGTCGAGTTCGCGAAGGAATGGATTGCCGATGCGTTGCAGGAGGACTCGGTTGCGTTCAGGAAGCCCGCGCAAGCGGGCAAGCCGGACGAGGGTTGAGTCGTTCGCTCGCGCCGTCGCGTCGCTTGCATCGCGAATGCCGTGAATCGCGTCGGTTACTTGCAGGCCAGAGCGGCAGCCGCGATCAGCGCGGCACCCGCGGCCATCAGCGGCTGTTCGAACGAATGCGTGCGCGCGAACAGCGCGGTCGATACGAGCGGCCCGAGAATCTGTCCGACGCCGTACGCCGCCGTCATCGTCGCCATGATGTTGAAACGCACCGTCGAGGCGATTTGCCTTGCGACCGGCATGGCGATCGTGACAGTGCCGACGAAGGTGCCGCCTACCAGCAACGCGCTCGCCAGAAACGTCGTCGCGGATTCGGCGAACACCGGCAGCATCACGCCGGCCGCCTGTACGAGCAGGTTCAATGCCATCGAGCGGCGGCTGCCGAATCTGTGATTGAGCCAATGCCACAAGAAGCACGAGGGCACCGCGCCGAGGCCGAATGCGGCCCAGATATGAACGGGGTTGATGCCGGGCACCGCGTTTTTGACGAGCAGGGGCAGATACGTGGCGGTCACGATATAGCCGAAGCCCGCGAGGCCATACAGGGCGACGAGCACATACGCGTTGGGCGCTGAACGTTGGTGTGCGCCGTTTCTCGCGCCGGCGTCGGCGATCGCCTTTGCCTCTCGATCGTTCCCGGATTCCGCGTCTTCTGCGTCGGCGTTTTCGCCTTTGTCTTCGTCTTGGTCTTCGTCGCGGCGCGCCCCGAGGCGCGGCCATGCCATCGCGGACAGCAACAGCGTCGCCGCAGCGAGCAATGCCCACAGCGCAGCGCTATTGAAGTGCTCCGCCGCGCCGATCGCAATGATTTCCGCGGAGACGACAATGCCGAGTCCAACGCCCGCAAACAGCACCGGCGCACCGTGATGGTGACCGACCACATGCAGCAGCCAGATCGAAGCGGCGACGAGCGAGACCGCGCTGACGACCCCGGCAATGAATCTCACCGCGGCGATCAGAGACGGTGAGAGGGGCAGCGAAAGCACAGCGAGACATGCAATCGTGCCGATCATCGACAACTGGCACAGCCGGGCCGCATGTCCATGCTTGAAGCGGCTCATCAAAATTGCGCCGAGCAGATAGCCCGCGTAATTCGCCGACGCCGCAACCGAGCCCGCCGTCACGTCGATCACTCCATCGCGAACCATCAGCGGGTACATGCCGGTAAACGAAAAGCGGCCGAAGCCCATGCCTATTGCGAGCACCAGTGCGCCGGCGACGGCTTCGAGCGTACGTGCGCCGCGCGCACGACCCATTGTGTTTTCCATCGGAATGCCTTTGTCGAGTGTGGCCCGGAAGAGTCCGCCCTTGTGCGGCGCGACTGCGTGCGCAAGCTGGCGCGCGCGGCTAGCGCAGCAACAGCGCGTGATCGAGCGAACTAGCACTCTAAGAGGCGCGGCATCATTGAAACAGTCTGTTTGGGGTAAACGGATTGTTTACTGGACGAGCGTAGCCGGCGTTTTTCGTTGGGCGCAAAGAATGGCGACATGTCATGTAAGCGGCACCTGAAGCGCTTACCGATCGCGGTACGGCATTCGGGCGCGCGCCAAAGTGTGGCTTGAATGCGCGGCTGAAATGGGCCGCGTCTGTGGATCGCCAGCGGTTTGTTCGAAAGATGCCGGAAGACGTGCCGGCGAAAGAGAAATTTACAGCGAAAATAATTTTATTAGGATTGCAAGTCAGCTGCGTTACGACTTGCTGATTAAAAAATTAATCTTCATTTTAATTTTACCGATGTCGAAAAAATGATAGGAATTTTTCTAAAGTGCTGTTTACGAATTAAAAAGAAAAAGTAACTTGCCGGTCACGTAATGTGAATAGACTCGCGCGGTTTTTCCTGAAACTGGATTAGTAAACCCCGGAGTCGTTCACACATGCGTTTATACACAAATCGTTTGTCGCTGCACGCAGCGCTCGTATCAGGCGTTTTACTGCTCGCCGCCTGCGGCGGCGGCGATGACAATAGCAGCAGCACGAATGCGTCGGCACCGCCGGCACCGCCGGACCCGAGTTTCGTCGATAGCGCGCCGATTCCCGACGTGCCCGCATTCGTCGATAACATCGCGACCAATCAGCGCGGCGACGCGCGCTTCGCTACGGTAGCCACGAATGCGGGTGTGCGTCTTGTCTCGCGTTTTCTCGATCTCTGGATGCCGCTAACGCCGATCGTGGACGCGGGCGTTTCCGCGCCGGCCGTGGGATCGTTCCCGGCCATCGTGCCATCCACCTGGACCGGCCTGCCGAACGACGGCACGCCCGGCGGCACGATCCTCAATGCTGCCGTGCTGGCCCAGAACATCCAGTTCGCGAGCGACGAGACGACGAACCGCACGCAGGCCCAGGCCGACGCAGCCTATTTCGACGACCGGCGCGGCAAAGGCTTTAGCGTAACCGACGGCATGGGGCCGCTTACCGACGCCTGGCGTGCCGCGGCCCAACAAACGACGTCGATCACGAGCATTCCCGCGAATGCGACGACCGTGCTGTTCAACGACACGGGGAACAATATCGGCGTCGGCGGCAGCGCGAATTCGACCTTCGGGCACGTGGTGGACCTGCTGTCGGCGATGGGCAATAACGCGTCGACGGAGCCGGCGAAGCGCTTTTACAAGTACGCACGGCCATACCGGTGGAGCACGAGTGTGATCGTCGATCCGACGCTGGTGCCGGCCGAAAGCACGGACCCGACCACCGACGGCGGTTATATCAGCGGCCACGAAGCGGAAGCGATGCGCGACGCGTTGACGATGGCTTACTGTGTGCCCGAGCGCGGCTCCGAGATGATCGCGCGCGGGCTCGAGCTGGGCGAGAACCGCATTCTTGCCGGCATGCATTCGCCGCTCGATGTGATGGCGGGACGCATGTTTGCGATCGCGGCGGCCGTCGCCAATCTGAACGATCCGGCAAACGCTACTCTGAAGTCCGAAGCATTCCAGCAGGCGCATACGGCATTGGAAGCAGCGACGAATACGACACCCGCCAACTTCCTTGCGTTCGCGCATTCGGGAACGCTCGCTACCGACCGGTTCGCCGACTATGCGACGAACAAGGCCGACGAGATCAGACGCATGACGTTCGGCTTCGCGCAGATCGAATCGACCGACGCGGCGCCTGTGGTGCCGAAGGGCGCGGAGGTGCTGCTCGAAACGCGCTACCCGTATCTGAGCGCGGACCAGCGTCGCGTGGTGATCAAGACCACTGAATTTCCGTCCGGTTTCCCGGTGATGGACGATCCGGAAGGATACGGACGCATCGACGCGTTCGCTGCGTTCAACGGCTATGGCCAGTTCAACGGCAGCGTCGTGATTTCGATGGATGCGACGCAAGGCGGGTTCAGTGCGAACGATACCTGGCGCAATGACATCACGGGCGCCGGCAAGCTGACGCTCAATGGCACGGGCACGCTGCAGCTTGCCGGCAATAACGGCTATTCGGGCGGCACGCAGGTGTCGGGCGGTGCGATCGAGGCGGATTCGGCAACGGCGTTCGGTACCGGCGATGTGTATGTCGGCGCGGGCTCGGCGATTGTCAGCGCGAGCGCGCCGGTGAAAGTGGGCGGCAAGTTCACGATGTTGCCGGGCACGACGCTCGAGATGGATGTCGATGGCTCGGGCGGCGGGCAACTCAATGTGGGCGGCCAACTGACGTTTGCGGGCAGCACGCTGCATGTGAAGTTCGCGAACGGCTTCACGCCGAAGGCGGGCGATACGATCGAGCTGATTAGCGGCGGTGTCGGCAACCAGCACTTCTCGACAGTGACGGTGGACGGGTTCAATGCGTCGGCGGTCTATTCGAACGGCACGGTATCGATCCGTATCAATTCGTAAAGGCTTATGCGCATACCGCGCGAGTAACGCGCGGGTACGGCCGGCAACGGCCATGGCGGGCGACGAGCGACTGCATCGCAAGCGATTTACAATGCGGGACGTCCTTCGTCTCCCCGTCATAGTCGATGAGCCAATTCAAAGCCGTTGCACTCGAGCATGCAAGCCGCCTGATCAATCATGGGCCGACCGTGCTCGTCACCAGCAGCGACGGCGTGCGGCGCAATATCATGGCCGCCGCCTGGTCGATGCCTGTCGAATTCACGCCGCCGCGTATCGCGATCGTTATCGACAAGAGCACGTATACGCGCGAGCTTGTCCTGGCGAGCGGCACGTTCGGCGTGTGCATACCGGGCGTCGCCGCGGCCGATCTGACGTATGCGGTCGGTTCGTCGAGCGGGCGCGGCAGGGACAAGTTCGCCGAATACGGCATCGAGCCGATCGCAGGCCCGGTGCTGGAGTTGCCGCTCGTGGAGACGAACTGCGCAGCGTGGCTCGAATGCAGGCTGATTCGCGAGCCGCATACCGAAGAGGCTTACGATACTTGCTTCGGTGAAGTGGTGTCGGCAGCGTCCGACCCGCGCGTGTTCGACAACGGGCACTGGATATTCGATTCATCGAACGAGTCGTTGCATACCCTTCATCATCTGGGCGCCGGAAATTTCGCGAGCGCGTCGAACATACTGCGCGCGAGACCGCTTCCATAAGTTTTATCCGCCGCCATTCCGCCTTTCCCGTTGCGTCATTTCGCACGTCGTTGCGGGCCGCATTGAACACCGCATCAGGGTCCATGCAAGACTTTCGAGGTCCGGGTACGCAGATCGGTCGGTAGACCCATGAGCGCACCGGGCGCCGTTTTTATGCAACCGCAACGGGAACGGACCTATGAATACGCCAATTTCGTGCCATCGTCGTACCGTCAACGGGATCAAGCTGCACTACACGCTTGCAGGCGATGGCCCTCCGGTCGTGCTGCTGCACGGCTTTCCCGAAACGTCGCATACATGGCGGCGGCAGATACCGGTACTGAGCCGCCACTATCAGTTGATCGTGCCGGACCTGAGAGGCTATGGCGCCTCCGATAAGCCGGTGAGCGGCTACGACAAGCGCACGATGGCGAACGACATCAAGGAACTGCTCGCGACGCTCGGCATATCCCGTGCCGCGGTGATCGGGCATGACCGCGGCGCGCGCGTCGCGACGCGGCTCGTGAAAGATCATCCGTCGCTGGTCGCGCGCTTTGCGGCGCTCGACAATATTCCGACGCGCATGATTTTCGAGCGCATGAATGCCGATTTTGCGCAAGCGGGCTGGTTCTTTTTCTTCAACGGCGTGCGCGATCTGCCCGAAGCACTCGTGCAAGGGCGCGAAGAAGTGTGGCTGCGCCATATTTTCACATCGTGGCTCTATGACATCAGCGCGATCAGCGATACGGACATCGAAATCTATCGCCGCGCGTATGCGGCGCCCGGCGGTTTGCGCGGCGCATTCGAGGACTACCGCGCATGGCGGCAGGATTTCGAGCAGGACAAGCAGGATGCGAACGTGAAAATATCGGTGCCGACACTTGCGCTATGGGGTGCCGAGTTCGACGGGGCGAAATTCGTCGATATGCGCGAACTCTGGCACGAGATGGCCTCGGACCTTACATGCGCGCCGATCGCGCTAGCAGGCCACTTTCCACACGAAGAGCGGCCGATCGAAACGAATGAAGCGCTGCTTGCTTTTCTGCGCGACTGGAAGGGGTGACGTCGAGCTATGAAATCGTATTGTTGGCTTAATGTAGGGTAGATGATGTACCCATACGGAATGAAAGCGTTTATCGCGCGAATAGCGCGAAACAAGGCGCTTTTATCGCGAGAATGCGCCACGCCTTCGTGCCTTAAGCTTCAAGCGTGGGGCCATATCGGCTTCCCTAGCGGCTTCCTCGTGGCCTTGCATCATGCACGCAGCGGCCGCGGCGCATTCAAATCGACGACCATGGCCACACTTCCGACTGGCGAGCCGCGCCAGGAGCAGCAAACGCAATCGCAGCGGCAGCATGTCCAGCAACATCATACCTGGCCAGACGCGCCTCGTCCCGAGGGCCCCTACGCCGAGGCGCTAGCGAAGGTGAAGCCGCTTATCGATGCAAACGCGCCGATGAGCGACGCGAGTCTGGTTCAGGCGCTCAATATTGCCGCGATCAGTTCGCTTGGCCTCAAGCAGCCGGAGGACGCCGAACGCTACTGGCGCCGCGCGATCGACGTGCAGCCCGATTTTGTCGAGGCGTATAACAGCCTCGGCATTCTGTTTAAAGGAATGGGGCGGCTCGAAGAGGCGGAGTCGATTTACCGGCAGTTGCTCTGCGTGCGTCCCGACTATGTGGAAGGGCACAACAACCTCGGCGCGGTGCTGTTCGATCTGAACCGCCTGCCCGACGCGGAAGCCGCGTATCG belongs to Paraburkholderia sp. SOS3 and includes:
- a CDS encoding alpha/beta fold hydrolase, giving the protein MNTPISCHRRTVNGIKLHYTLAGDGPPVVLLHGFPETSHTWRRQIPVLSRHYQLIVPDLRGYGASDKPVSGYDKRTMANDIKELLATLGISRAAVIGHDRGARVATRLVKDHPSLVARFAALDNIPTRMIFERMNADFAQAGWFFFFNGVRDLPEALVQGREEVWLRHIFTSWLYDISAISDTDIEIYRRAYAAPGGLRGAFEDYRAWRQDFEQDKQDANVKISVPTLALWGAEFDGAKFVDMRELWHEMASDLTCAPIALAGHFPHEERPIETNEALLAFLRDWKG
- a CDS encoding flavin reductase family protein, whose product is MSQFKAVALEHASRLINHGPTVLVTSSDGVRRNIMAAAWSMPVEFTPPRIAIVIDKSTYTRELVLASGTFGVCIPGVAAADLTYAVGSSSGRGRDKFAEYGIEPIAGPVLELPLVETNCAAWLECRLIREPHTEEAYDTCFGEVVSAASDPRVFDNGHWIFDSSNESLHTLHHLGAGNFASASNILRARPLP
- a CDS encoding acid phosphatase — encoded protein: MRLYTNRLSLHAALVSGVLLLAACGGGDDNSSSTNASAPPAPPDPSFVDSAPIPDVPAFVDNIATNQRGDARFATVATNAGVRLVSRFLDLWMPLTPIVDAGVSAPAVGSFPAIVPSTWTGLPNDGTPGGTILNAAVLAQNIQFASDETTNRTQAQADAAYFDDRRGKGFSVTDGMGPLTDAWRAAAQQTTSITSIPANATTVLFNDTGNNIGVGGSANSTFGHVVDLLSAMGNNASTEPAKRFYKYARPYRWSTSVIVDPTLVPAESTDPTTDGGYISGHEAEAMRDALTMAYCVPERGSEMIARGLELGENRILAGMHSPLDVMAGRMFAIAAAVANLNDPANATLKSEAFQQAHTALEAATNTTPANFLAFAHSGTLATDRFADYATNKADEIRRMTFGFAQIESTDAAPVVPKGAEVLLETRYPYLSADQRRVVIKTTEFPSGFPVMDDPEGYGRIDAFAAFNGYGQFNGSVVISMDATQGGFSANDTWRNDITGAGKLTLNGTGTLQLAGNNGYSGGTQVSGGAIEADSATAFGTGDVYVGAGSAIVSASAPVKVGGKFTMLPGTTLEMDVDGSGGGQLNVGGQLTFAGSTLHVKFANGFTPKAGDTIELISGGVGNQHFSTVTVDGFNASAVYSNGTVSIRINS